One part of the Anopheles coustani chromosome 2, idAnoCousDA_361_x.2, whole genome shotgun sequence genome encodes these proteins:
- the LOC131264448 gene encoding uncharacterized protein LOC131264448, with amino-acid sequence MEQYFRSLIIVVAIITGVSEVHSSLLTSEVFSLIRDVIDRILQDSSQPHDILCVECSGNVFDDAIVRLQVARPYLVFTHEKNISLAVKFHDNFSGKKRENSMVIQVCLQGLQCGWGQMLLFQNPNKYAIFVQLFHGVAHTQIIQLANELVNYGILKVLQFVASPVDDGQASIYISSSITRQWNHVGNNSNAVDILFGKRLTSFKGYMYEVGYVPIMVNTYMKNKEFHSLDIEFFKIILRRQGARFRFHPENLLQPLISKLITGQIDVLLNPVEMNGNYFEKAYWNNNRQFCVVLPRRYERMHLQLLLTPFKWHIWLVIVLILLAVQLSNLLCPRYIPRLLILRCFFGGGSPEHTLPLVSRLTVCAICVLIFLLSETYQAILLSLMSADPFEKNPETIEEFIALNQTIILLKNEFIQFPKILQKLIASREIIYIDTLLHNATVLNCDTAYYMNSNLAYVHLASKLDLVVLKPPIYWKLHWIAFSWMSPAAREFQRYMHILFDVGVYQKVHQSWFPKRIYKKRDQTFNDLIVLTEDLVPVWELLGTGLFIAFLAFLAEWITYAVTIFAYKK; translated from the exons ATGGAGCAGTATTTCCGCAGCTTGATAATAGTTGTAGCAATCATCACGGGGGTGTCAGAAGTTCACTCATCACTATTAACATCAGAAGTATTTTCTCTAATACGCGATGTAATTGATCGAATATTGCAAGATTCTTCTCAACCTCATGATATTCTTTGCGTGGAGTGCTCTGGAAATGTGTTTGACGATGCCATAGTTCGTTTACAGGTGGCGCGACCATATTTAGTTTTTACACATGAAAAAAACATATCTCTTGCTGTGAAGTTCCATGACAATTTCTCTGGAAAAAAACGCGAAAATTCAATGGTGATTCAAGTTTGCTTGCAAGGTTTGCAg TGCGGTTGGGGTCAGATGTTACTCTTCCAAAACCCCAATAAGTATGCAATTTTCGTTCAGCTGTTTCATGGTGTAGCACACACTCAGATAATTCAGTTGGCAAATGAGTTGGTAAACTATGGTATACTAAAGGTTTTGCAATTCGTTGCCTCCCCAGTTGATGACGGCCAAGCTAGTATCTACATATCAAGCTCCATAACACGTCAGTGGAATCATGTGGGTAACAATAGTAATGCGGTGGATATTTTATTTGGCAAGCGTTTAACCAGCTTTAAAGGGTACATGTACGAAGTAGGTTATGTTCCCATCATGGTGAACACGTACATGAAGAACAAGGAATTTCACAGCCTAGACATAgagttttttaaaataatactcCGCCGCCAGGGTGCACGTTTTCGATTCCATCCCGAAAACCTACTTCAACCACTGATATCAAAGTTAATTACTGGTCAAATTGATGTACTCCTTAACCCGGTGGAAATGAATGGCAATTACTTTGAGAAGGCATACTGGAACAACAATCGGCAATTTTGCGTAGTATTGCCGCGGCGTTACGAAAGAATGCACTTGCAGCTTCTTCTGACACCGTTCAAATGGCATATTTGGTTGGTGatcgttttgattttgttagCAGTACAGCTTAGCAATTTGCTATGTCCTCGCTATATTCCGCGCTTGTTGATTCTAAGATGTTTTTTTGGAGGTGGCAGCCCGGAACATACTCTTCCACTGGTTAGCAGGCTGACGGTTTGTGCGATATGCGTGCTTATTTTTCTGCTCAGCGAAACATACCAGGCGATACTGTTGTCACTGATGTCAGCAGATCCCTTCGAGAAAAATCCGGAAACCATTGAGGAGTTCATCGCTCTCAATCAAACtataattttgttgaaaaatgagtTCATTCAATTCCCTAAAATCTTACAAAAATTGATTGCCTCTAGAGAGATCATTTATATAGATACGCTTTTGCACAATGCGACCGTGTTAAATTGCGATACAGCATATTATATGAATAGTAACTTGGCTTACGTACATCTAGCTTCAAAACTCGATTTGGTTGTGCTCAAACCGCCCATATATTGGAAACTACATTGGATTGCCTTCAGCTGGATGAGTCCGGCTGCGAGGGAGTTTCAACGGTACATGCATATTTTGTTCGATGTTGGCGTTTATCAGAAGGTACATCAAAGTTGGTTTCCAAAGAGGATATACAAAAAACGAGACCAAACATTCAACGATCTTATTGTCTTGACGGAGGATCTAGTGCCAGTTTGGGAGCTCCTGGGAACTGGTTTATTCATTGCATTTTTAGCGTTTCTTGCTGAGTGGATAACTTATGCTGTAACTATCTTTGCTTATAAGAAATAA
- the LOC131266030 gene encoding protein G12-like, producing the protein MKIAVIVIACLVATAASAPAARSLQDDLDDFVALLPLDDLLSLALRYLMTDKEVQSALLYLQGDEFAKVWDQFFTLTEVRDLLNYLEDAGVPAYESLNVVAEFLGLTPLKPGVKRLRTGGLNGLLDEALALLPHEELEALFEEKMQTSPEFKALFEKLQSFEYKQLVDLFENSVEVQALVQKLRDHGIDVDRIVELVKAFFGWK; encoded by the exons ATGAAAATTGCAGTGATCGTAATTGCCTGTTTGGTGGCTACAGCGGCCAGCGCTCCGGCTGCTCGTTCGCTTCAGGACGATTTGGACGACTTCGTCGCACTTCTTCCTTTGGATGATCTGCTGAGCTTGGCACTTCGCTACCTGATGACCGACAAGGAAGTTCAAAGCGCCTTGCTCTATCTTCAAGGAGATGAATTTGCGAAGGTATGGGATCAGTTCTTTACCCTGACGGAGGTGCGTGACCTTCTGAACTACCTCGAGGATGCCGGTGTTCCAGCGTACGAATCGCTGAATGTTGTTGCCGAATTCCTCGGACTGACTCCGTTGAAGCCTGGTGTGAAAAGAT TGCGAACTGGAGGATTGAATGGACTGCTTGATGAAGCCCTTGCACTGCTGCCACACGAGGAACTAGAGGCCTTGTTCGAAGAGAAGATGCAGACCAGCCCAGAGTTCAAGGCTCTTTTTGAGAAACTTCAGAGCTTTGAATACAAGCAACTGGTCGACTTATTTGAG AACTCTGTAGAGGTTCAAGCATTGGTGCAGAAGCTTCGAGACCATGGCATCGATGTGGATCGCATCGTAGAGTTGGTCAAGGCCTTTTTTGGATGGAAATGA